In Synergistaceae bacterium, a genomic segment contains:
- the rfbH gene encoding lipopolysaccharide biosynthesis protein RfbH, whose product MNNKEDLRGKILSLVSEYCSLAHENKSYKPGDPIRYAGRVYDVHELQNLVSASLDFWLTSGEWANKFETRLAQILGVKFCSLVNSGSSANFLAFMALTQPELKSRRILKGDEVITAAAGFPTTIAPIIQYGAVPVFIDVELDTCNVKISQLEEALSPRTKAVMLAHTLGNPFNLAEIKNFCEKNNLWLIEDNCDSLGSEYLYNNSWHFTGTIGDIATSSFYPPHHITMGEGGAVYTNNYELHKIVNSLRDWGRDCWCPSGQDGTCGKRFSQQLGTLPFGYDHKYTYSHFGYNLKATDLQASIGCAQLEKLSAFTQARWHNWQFLRDALSELEDLFILPSPERNSKPSWFGFLLTVKDSAKFSRDELVKYLESQKIQTRMLFAGNITRHPCFNEMRDSGKGYRIIGNLENTDIIMSRSFWIGVYPGMNDEMLKFMADSIKEFALKNE is encoded by the coding sequence ATGAATAATAAGGAAGATTTACGCGGAAAAATTTTATCTCTAGTGAGTGAATATTGCTCGCTCGCTCATGAGAATAAATCATACAAGCCAGGAGACCCTATCAGATACGCCGGACGAGTCTATGACGTTCACGAACTGCAAAATTTAGTGAGTGCTTCATTAGATTTTTGGCTGACTTCAGGAGAATGGGCTAATAAATTCGAGACAAGACTCGCGCAAATTCTCGGAGTAAAATTCTGTTCTCTAGTAAATTCAGGATCATCGGCAAATTTTTTAGCTTTCATGGCACTAACTCAACCCGAACTGAAATCACGGCGAATTCTCAAGGGCGACGAGGTCATAACAGCTGCGGCAGGATTTCCGACAACAATCGCGCCAATAATTCAATACGGAGCAGTACCAGTTTTTATTGATGTAGAGCTTGACACCTGCAACGTGAAAATTTCTCAGCTTGAAGAGGCCTTATCTCCCCGCACTAAAGCCGTAATGTTAGCTCACACTCTGGGCAACCCGTTTAATTTGGCCGAGATAAAAAATTTTTGCGAGAAAAATAATTTATGGCTGATTGAAGACAACTGCGACTCTTTAGGCTCTGAATATTTATATAATAACTCATGGCATTTTACGGGCACTATAGGAGATATAGCTACATCAAGTTTTTATCCTCCTCATCATATAACAATGGGCGAGGGCGGAGCAGTCTACACAAATAATTATGAATTACATAAAATTGTGAATTCCCTGCGTGACTGGGGGCGTGATTGCTGGTGTCCTTCAGGTCAAGACGGGACTTGCGGCAAAAGATTCTCCCAGCAATTAGGGACTCTCCCGTTCGGCTATGATCATAAATATACGTATTCACATTTTGGCTATAATTTAAAAGCTACGGATTTGCAGGCTTCTATAGGGTGCGCACAGTTGGAAAAATTAAGTGCTTTCACTCAAGCAAGGTGGCATAACTGGCAATTTTTGAGGGACGCGCTTTCTGAACTTGAAGATTTATTTATTCTGCCCAGTCCTGAAAGAAATTCAAAACCTAGCTGGTTCGGTTTTCTCTTAACTGTGAAAGATTCGGCTAAATTCTCGCGCGACGAACTTGTTAAATATCTTGAGTCGCAAAAAATTCAAACTCGTATGTTATTCGCAGGAAATATTACCCGGCACCCTTGTTTTAACGAAATGAGAGACTCCGGCAAGGGTTATAGAATAATCGGCAATCTTGAGAATACTGACATAATTATGTCGCGTTCGTTCTGGATCGGAGTTTACCCCGGAATGAATGACGAAATGCTGAAATTTATGGCCGATTCAATAAAGGAATTTGCGCTAAAAAATGAGTAA
- a CDS encoding EpsG family protein → MFYGKSILLIAFIFSSVLIYKICRVININSQKSRWGAYIYFTSAMSISVIGNVGQCDIFCICLTLLGLLAYIKNENKKFLFWFIVAAQFKQFAVFIFIPLLLLRDKNLLKIAGKIFLLGVVTLLCNLPIMLVSGAAKSRAGFTLGMAGKLLANKLPFFHGNVRVFLVMFGALCVYCWLHEYKDSQDRDSINHHIIFTAMLSFIVFFTSFSSYPYWFMHMIPYLAIMSVCNYIDSRKFLLFETLAIAALIFSNYCIYFWCYTPNNAINMLLHKLTGSPALINVEAIARQRTNIKSTKIIDFIVKLFKTHAIFNSIYFVCIWTCAWLALPRKTSNSNYINYSLRSYVMLRLLVNVLACSCPFILYFLAIIRS, encoded by the coding sequence ATGTTCTACGGGAAGAGTATATTACTAATCGCGTTTATTTTCTCGTCTGTTCTTATCTATAAAATTTGTCGTGTAATTAATATAAACTCGCAAAAATCACGCTGGGGAGCATATATTTATTTTACATCGGCAATGTCAATAAGCGTAATAGGGAACGTCGGACAATGTGATATATTTTGCATATGCTTGACTCTTCTGGGCTTGCTTGCATATATCAAGAATGAGAATAAAAAATTTTTGTTCTGGTTTATTGTTGCTGCACAGTTTAAGCAATTTGCAGTATTTATATTTATACCCTTATTATTATTACGTGATAAAAATTTATTGAAGATTGCCGGAAAAATATTTTTGCTGGGTGTAGTAACTTTGCTTTGTAATTTGCCCATTATGTTAGTTTCAGGAGCAGCAAAGAGTCGGGCAGGTTTTACACTGGGAATGGCAGGAAAATTATTAGCGAATAAATTGCCTTTCTTTCACGGTAATGTGAGAGTCTTTCTAGTTATGTTCGGGGCTTTATGCGTTTATTGCTGGCTGCATGAATATAAAGACTCTCAGGATAGAGACTCGATTAATCATCATATAATTTTCACTGCTATGCTTTCGTTTATAGTTTTCTTCACGAGCTTCTCTAGTTACCCATACTGGTTTATGCACATGATTCCGTATTTGGCAATTATGAGCGTATGTAATTATATAGACTCGCGAAAATTTTTATTATTTGAGACTCTAGCAATTGCCGCGTTGATATTCTCGAATTATTGTATATATTTCTGGTGTTACACTCCCAATAACGCAATTAATATGTTACTTCACAAGTTAACGGGCAGCCCGGCTTTAATTAACGTAGAAGCTATAGCAAGACAGCGGACTAACATAAAATCAACTAAGATAATTGATTTTATCGTGAAATTATTTAAGACTCATGCAATATTTAACAGCATTTATTTTGTCTGTATATGGACATGCGCGTGGCTTGCTCTTCCGCGTAAAACAAGTAATTCAAATTATATAAATTATTCTTTGCGGTCCTATGTCATGCTTAGATTATTAGTTAATGTGCTAGCTTGTTCGTGCCCGTTTATATTATATTTTCTCGCAATTATAAGGAGCTGA
- the rfbG gene encoding CDP-glucose 4,6-dehydratase produces MGLKNFYRNKRVFITGHTGFKGSWLCEVLLNFGSIVGGYALSPSDSNSEHENLFDILRLSGRVKNYFADIRDIYYLKSAVKEFQPDIIIHMAAQPLVIDSYKRPAYTYEVNIMGTVNILEAARECESLKSFVNVTTDKVYLNREWVWGYRENETLCGYDPYSNSKSCSELVSYSYRNSFFSKKDSPAISTARSGNVIGGGDFAENRIIPDCVRSALKHENIILRNPDSIRPYQHVLECLHGYLLLAMKQFDNKELYEGSYNFGPDESSCVTTRELTEIFCSELNEGLNIIIHDQANKYHEHEANILKLDCAKSKSVLGWRPEWNITQAVNEVVSWLKVYRGKGGIISYMDSKILDFYGVN; encoded by the coding sequence ATGGGACTAAAAAATTTTTATCGCAATAAAAGAGTCTTCATCACTGGTCATACAGGTTTTAAAGGCTCGTGGCTTTGTGAAGTCCTGCTAAATTTCGGCTCAATTGTCGGAGGTTATGCGCTTTCACCTTCTGATTCAAATTCAGAGCATGAAAATTTATTTGATATATTGAGACTCTCAGGCCGAGTTAAAAATTATTTCGCTGATATTAGAGACATTTACTATCTAAAATCCGCCGTGAAAGAATTTCAGCCCGATATAATAATACACATGGCCGCCCAGCCTTTAGTTATAGACTCATACAAGAGACCGGCCTATACATATGAAGTAAATATAATGGGCACTGTAAATATTTTAGAAGCTGCTAGAGAGTGCGAATCTCTAAAATCTTTCGTGAATGTAACAACTGATAAAGTTTATCTAAATCGCGAATGGGTATGGGGTTATCGCGAGAACGAGACTTTATGCGGCTATGATCCCTACTCAAATTCTAAATCATGTTCTGAGCTTGTGAGTTATAGCTACAGGAATTCATTTTTTAGCAAGAAAGACTCCCCGGCAATATCTACAGCAAGATCCGGAAATGTCATAGGCGGCGGAGATTTTGCAGAAAATAGAATAATTCCAGACTGTGTGAGAAGTGCTTTAAAACATGAAAATATTATCCTGCGAAATCCTGATTCAATCCGGCCATATCAACACGTTTTAGAATGCCTGCACGGTTATTTATTATTGGCCATGAAACAATTTGATAATAAAGAATTATACGAAGGCAGCTATAATTTCGGTCCCGATGAGAGTTCATGCGTTACAACAAGGGAATTAACAGAAATTTTTTGCTCTGAACTCAATGAGGGATTAAATATTATTATTCATGATCAGGCAAATAAATATCATGAACATGAAGCAAATATTTTAAAACTTGACTGTGCAAAGTCAAAAAGTGTCTTAGGGTGGCGGCCTGAATGGAATATAACTCAAGCAGTTAATGAAGTAGTAAGCTGGCTGAAAGTTTATCGCGGAAAAGGCGGCATAATTTCTTATATGGATTCAAAAATTTTAGATTTCTACGGGGTAAATTAA
- a CDS encoding nitronate monooxygenase yields the protein MPVLRIGKYQPRYPLIQGGMGVDISGPNLAGHAAKFGAIGTIASVGLAHNSPFYVPEKHNYFEANEIVVKEAIKRAKEISGQEGIIAVNCMVALTDYDRQVRAAAEGGADIIISGAGLPLRLPDYTKDFPDVALIPIVSSAKAASLITRHWEKKYNRLPDAFIVEEPATAGGHLGAMTIEQVYDPALRLDKAVPDVVKYVHDEMKSDIPVIAAGGIWDKEDLKRAFNLGAKGVQMGTRFACTVEGDASERFKQAYIDAKEEDVVLINSPAGLPGRAIKNPFVAKYLDGTVESKPCFANCLTHCKYRKTKETFCIAAALVDAQVGNWETGLFFCGSNVVKADKIERVQDIISELFE from the coding sequence ATGCCTGTTTTACGAATCGGAAAATATCAGCCCCGTTATCCATTAATACAAGGTGGAATGGGAGTCGACATATCCGGCCCAAATCTGGCAGGGCACGCAGCAAAATTTGGCGCAATCGGCACAATAGCCAGCGTCGGACTTGCTCACAATTCGCCGTTTTACGTCCCTGAAAAGCACAACTATTTTGAAGCAAATGAGATCGTCGTAAAAGAAGCCATAAAACGTGCTAAAGAAATTTCAGGCCAAGAAGGAATTATCGCAGTTAATTGCATGGTCGCATTGACTGATTATGACAGACAAGTCCGGGCAGCGGCAGAAGGCGGAGCAGATATAATAATTTCCGGTGCTGGGCTGCCTTTAAGACTTCCGGATTATACAAAAGATTTTCCGGACGTTGCATTAATTCCGATTGTGAGTTCAGCTAAAGCAGCAAGTTTGATTACTCGGCACTGGGAGAAAAAATATAATAGACTCCCCGATGCTTTTATCGTTGAAGAACCTGCTACGGCCGGCGGACATTTAGGAGCTATGACGATTGAACAAGTTTATGACCCTGCATTAAGACTCGATAAAGCTGTTCCCGATGTCGTTAAATATGTTCATGACGAAATGAAGAGCGATATTCCCGTTATTGCTGCCGGAGGTATATGGGACAAGGAAGATTTAAAGCGAGCATTTAATCTCGGTGCTAAGGGCGTTCAAATGGGTACGAGATTCGCTTGTACAGTCGAGGGCGACGCGTCAGAAAGATTCAAGCAGGCATATATCGACGCAAAAGAAGAAGACGTTGTATTAATTAACAGTCCTGCAGGTCTACCCGGACGAGCCATAAAGAATCCATTTGTAGCAAAATATCTTGATGGAACTGTAGAAAGTAAGCCGTGTTTTGCTAATTGCTTGACTCACTGCAAATATAGAAAGACAAAAGAAACTTTTTGTATTGCAGCAGCTCTTGTTGACGCTCAAGTCGGGAACTGGGAGACGGGGCTATTTTTCTGCGGAAGTAACGTAGTCAAAGCTGACAAAATCGAACGAGTCCAAGATATAATTTCTGAACTATTCGAATAA